In a single window of the Shumkonia mesophila genome:
- the nuoG gene encoding NADH-quinone oxidoreductase subunit NuoG, with product MPKLTIDGREVDVEAGLTILQACQKIGIEIPHFCYHERLSIAGNCRMCLVEMERAPKPVASCAMPVAEGMVIRTNTPKVQQMRRGVMEFLLINHPLDCPICDQGGECDLQDQAIGYGYDRSRYAENKRAVKDKYMGPLVKTIMTRCIHCTRCIRFITEVAGVPELGATGRGEDMEVGTYVEKALTSELSGNIIDLCPVGALTSAPYAFTARSWELRPTESVDVLDAVGSNIRVDTRGPEVMRVLPRVHEDVNEEWVSDKTRFAYDGLKRRRLDRPWVRRDGKLQPATWADAFAVVAQRLKDAGGKRVAAIAGDLADCESMLALKELMTRLRSPNLDCRQDGAKLDPTLRASYLFNTTIAGIERADACLLIGTDPRREAPVLNARLRKRACMGKFPIGVVGPAGDLTYDVQHLGEDPAVIQEIAAGTHPFAEILKQAKNPMLIVGQGALARADGAAILGLARRIAETCGMIGGEAGWNGFNVLHTAAARVGGLDLGFVPRKNGLDLEGILEGAGRGDIDVVYLLGADEIDMRRLGNAFVVYQGHHGDAGAARADVILPGAAYTEKNGTYVNTEGRVQNGRLAVYPPGEAREDWKILRALSDVLGKPLPYNTLGELRARLTKANPVFARVDAMQPAAWGEFGGDGPIERAPFVLPIDNFYLTDPISRASLTMARCSEIFITGELGKTGTDA from the coding sequence ATGCCAAAACTGACCATCGATGGCAGGGAAGTCGACGTCGAAGCCGGTCTGACGATTCTCCAGGCCTGCCAGAAGATCGGCATCGAGATCCCGCACTTCTGTTACCACGAACGGCTCAGCATCGCCGGCAACTGCCGCATGTGCCTGGTCGAGATGGAGCGTGCGCCCAAGCCGGTGGCGTCCTGCGCCATGCCGGTGGCCGAGGGCATGGTGATCCGCACCAACACGCCCAAGGTCCAGCAGATGCGCCGCGGGGTCATGGAATTCCTGCTGATCAACCATCCGCTCGACTGCCCGATCTGCGACCAGGGCGGCGAATGCGACCTGCAGGACCAGGCCATCGGGTACGGCTATGACCGCAGCCGCTACGCGGAAAACAAGCGGGCCGTCAAAGACAAGTACATGGGCCCGCTGGTCAAGACGATCATGACGCGCTGCATCCACTGCACGCGCTGCATCCGCTTCATCACCGAGGTGGCCGGCGTTCCCGAGCTGGGGGCCACGGGGCGCGGCGAGGACATGGAGGTGGGGACCTACGTCGAGAAGGCGCTGACCTCGGAGCTGTCGGGCAACATCATCGACCTTTGCCCGGTCGGCGCGCTGACCTCGGCGCCCTATGCCTTCACCGCCCGTTCCTGGGAGCTGCGCCCCACCGAATCGGTGGACGTGCTCGACGCCGTCGGCAGCAACATCCGCGTCGACACCCGCGGACCCGAGGTCATGCGCGTGTTGCCGCGCGTCCACGAGGACGTGAACGAGGAGTGGGTCTCGGACAAGACCCGCTTCGCCTACGACGGGCTGAAGCGCCGGCGCCTCGACAGGCCGTGGGTCCGCCGCGACGGCAAGCTTCAACCCGCCACCTGGGCGGACGCCTTCGCCGTCGTCGCCCAGCGCCTGAAGGATGCCGGCGGCAAGCGGGTAGCCGCCATCGCCGGCGACCTCGCCGATTGCGAGTCGATGCTGGCCCTCAAGGAACTGATGACCCGCCTGCGCTCGCCCAACCTGGATTGCCGGCAGGACGGTGCCAAGCTCGATCCGACGCTCCGCGCCTCCTACCTCTTCAACACCACCATCGCCGGCATCGAGCGGGCCGACGCCTGCCTGCTGATCGGCACCGATCCCCGCCGCGAGGCCCCCGTGCTCAACGCCCGCCTGCGCAAGCGGGCCTGCATGGGCAAGTTCCCGATCGGTGTCGTCGGTCCGGCCGGCGACCTCACGTATGACGTTCAGCACCTGGGCGAAGATCCGGCAGTGATTCAGGAAATCGCCGCCGGCACCCATCCCTTCGCCGAGATCCTCAAGCAGGCCAAGAACCCGATGCTGATCGTCGGACAGGGGGCGCTGGCCCGCGCCGATGGCGCCGCCATCCTCGGCCTGGCCCGGCGCATCGCCGAAACCTGCGGCATGATCGGCGGCGAGGCCGGCTGGAACGGCTTCAACGTCCTGCACACGGCGGCCGCCCGGGTGGGCGGGCTCGACCTCGGCTTCGTGCCGCGCAAGAACGGCCTCGACCTCGAGGGCATCCTCGAGGGCGCGGGCAGGGGCGACATCGACGTCGTCTATCTGCTGGGCGCCGACGAGATCGACATGCGCCGCCTGGGCAACGCCTTCGTCGTCTACCAGGGCCATCATGGCGACGCCGGGGCCGCGCGGGCCGACGTCATCCTGCCTGGCGCCGCCTATACCGAGAAGAATGGCACCTACGTCAACACCGAGGGCCGGGTGCAGAACGGACGCCTCGCCGTCTATCCGCCGGGCGAGGCCCGCGAGGACTGGAAGATCCTGCGCGCGCTCTCCGATGTGCTGGGCAAGCCGCTGCCCTACAACACGCTGGGCGAACTGCGCGCCCGCCTGACCAAGGCCAATCCCGTGTTCGCCCGCGTCGACGCCATGCAGCCGGCAGCGTGGGGCGAGTTCGGCGGCGACGGCCCGATCGAGCGTGCGCCTTTCGTTTTGCCGATCGACAACTTCTACCTGACCGACCCGATCAGCCGCGCCTCGCTTACCATGGCCCGCTGTTCCGAGATCTTCATTACCGGCGAACTGGGGAAGACGGGAACCGATGCCTGA
- the nuoF gene encoding NADH-quinone oxidoreductase subunit NuoF, which translates to MLSDKDRIFTNLYGLSSPGLAGAQARGDWTGSRELMAKGREWLVEEIKASGLRGRGGAGFSAGMKWSFMPKEIGVRPHFLLINADEGEPGTCKDRDIIRNEPHKLVEGALLSGFAMGAHTAYIYVRGEFFRETEALQKAIDEAYAAGLIGPDACGSGWAFDIHLHRGAGAYICGEETALIESLEGRKGQPRLKPPFPANVGLYGCPTTVNNVETIAVVPEILRRGAKWFASLGRPKNTGTKIFCISGHVNRPCNVEEEMGVPLRDLIETHAGGVRGGWDNLLAVIPGGSSVPLIPPSICETVRMDFDSLQEVKTGLGTAAVIVMDKSTDIVRAIARLSKFYKHESCGQCTPCREGTGWMWRVMERLARGNATVAEIDVLEQVTRQVEGHTICALGDAAAWPIQGLIRHFRPELERRIAAFNQAQADKAA; encoded by the coding sequence ATGCTGAGCGACAAGGACCGCATCTTCACCAATCTCTACGGCCTTTCCAGTCCCGGCTTGGCCGGCGCCCAGGCGCGCGGCGACTGGACGGGCAGCCGCGAGCTGATGGCCAAGGGCCGCGAATGGCTGGTCGAGGAGATCAAGGCCTCGGGCCTGCGCGGCCGCGGCGGGGCCGGCTTCTCGGCCGGCATGAAATGGTCGTTCATGCCCAAGGAGATCGGGGTGCGCCCGCATTTCCTGCTGATCAACGCCGACGAGGGCGAGCCCGGCACCTGCAAGGACCGCGACATCATCCGCAACGAGCCCCACAAGCTCGTCGAGGGCGCCCTGCTCAGCGGCTTCGCCATGGGCGCGCATACCGCCTACATCTATGTCCGCGGCGAGTTCTTCCGCGAGACGGAAGCCTTGCAGAAGGCCATCGACGAGGCCTACGCGGCCGGGCTCATCGGGCCGGACGCCTGCGGCTCGGGCTGGGCCTTCGACATTCACCTGCACCGCGGCGCCGGCGCCTACATCTGCGGCGAGGAAACCGCGCTCATTGAAAGCCTCGAGGGCCGCAAGGGCCAGCCGCGCCTGAAACCGCCGTTCCCCGCCAACGTCGGCCTATACGGTTGCCCGACCACGGTGAACAACGTCGAGACCATCGCCGTGGTCCCCGAGATCCTGCGGCGCGGCGCCAAGTGGTTCGCCAGCCTGGGCCGGCCGAAGAACACCGGCACCAAGATCTTCTGCATCTCCGGCCATGTGAACCGGCCGTGCAACGTCGAGGAGGAGATGGGCGTCCCGCTTCGGGATCTCATCGAAACCCATGCCGGCGGCGTGCGCGGCGGCTGGGACAATCTGCTGGCGGTGATCCCCGGCGGCTCGTCGGTGCCCCTGATCCCGCCGTCGATCTGCGAGACGGTGCGCATGGACTTCGACTCGCTCCAGGAGGTCAAGACCGGGTTGGGAACGGCGGCGGTCATCGTCATGGACAAGTCCACCGACATCGTTCGCGCCATCGCCCGGCTGTCCAAGTTCTACAAGCATGAAAGCTGTGGCCAGTGCACGCCGTGCCGCGAGGGCACCGGCTGGATGTGGCGGGTCATGGAACGCCTGGCGCGGGGCAACGCCACGGTTGCCGAGATCGACGTGCTGGAACAGGTGACCCGCCAGGTCGAAGGGCATACCATCTGCGCGCTGGGCGATGCCGCCGCTTGGCCGATTCAGGGATTGATCCGCCACTTCCGGCCCGAGCTGGAACGGCGGATCGCCGCGTTCAACCAGGCCCAGGCCGACAAGGCCGCCTAG
- the nuoE gene encoding NADH-quinone oxidoreductase subunit NuoE produces the protein MKQAFARQPESFEFTPDNMKTVKAIVAKYPKGCEASAVLPVLDLAQRQNDGWLPKAAMDRTAEILGMPPIRVYEVASFYSMFNLAPIGKYHVQVCTNLPCWLRGSEQVVGVCERTLGIGVGETTQDGLFTLSEAECLGACVNAPMMQINDDYYEDLDEASTESILLALKMGQTPRTGPQGGRKGSEPAGGLTTLKAIPGKGDGPEAA, from the coding sequence ATGAAGCAGGCGTTCGCACGTCAGCCGGAGAGCTTCGAGTTCACGCCGGACAACATGAAGACGGTGAAGGCGATCGTCGCCAAGTACCCCAAGGGATGCGAGGCCAGCGCCGTTCTGCCGGTCCTCGACCTGGCGCAGCGCCAGAACGACGGCTGGCTGCCCAAGGCGGCAATGGACAGGACGGCCGAGATTCTGGGAATGCCGCCGATCCGGGTCTACGAGGTGGCATCGTTCTACAGCATGTTCAACCTGGCGCCGATCGGCAAATACCACGTCCAGGTCTGCACCAACCTGCCGTGCTGGCTCAGGGGGTCGGAACAGGTGGTGGGCGTGTGCGAACGCACGCTCGGCATCGGCGTCGGCGAAACCACCCAGGACGGCCTGTTCACGCTGTCGGAGGCCGAATGCCTCGGCGCCTGCGTCAACGCGCCGATGATGCAGATCAACGACGACTATTACGAAGACTTGGACGAGGCCAGCACCGAAAGCATCCTGCTGGCGCTGAAGATGGGCCAGACGCCCAGAACCGGCCCCCAGGGCGGCCGCAAGGGAAGCGAGCCGGCCGGCGGCCTGACCACCCTTAAGGCCATCCCCGGCAAGGGCGACGGACCGGAGGCCGCGTGA
- a CDS encoding NADH-quinone oxidoreductase subunit D, with protein MAEMEIKNVTMNFGPQHPSAHGVLRLVLEMDGEIIERADPHIGLLHRGTEKLIEYKTYLQAVPYFDRLDYVAPQNQEHAFALAVEKLLGIEAPPRAKMIRVLYAEIGRLLNHIFTVAAGAMDVGAMTPMLWGFEERERLMEFCERVCGARMHMAYFRPGGVAFDMPPGLTDDILAWVEHFPRFLEDMETLLTENRIFKQRTVDIGIISAEDALNWGWSGPNLRASGPAWDLRKAQPYDAYDVMDFDIPIGKHGDCYDRYLVRVAEMRQSLRIMRQAIEQMPDGPVKVDNHKIAPPKRAEMKRSMEALIEHFKLYTEGYKVPAGETYTAVEAPKGEFGVYLVSDGGNRPYRCKIRAPGFAHLQTLELLSRGHMLADVVANLGGLDIVFGEVDR; from the coding sequence ATGGCCGAGATGGAAATCAAGAACGTCACGATGAATTTCGGCCCGCAGCACCCCTCGGCGCACGGGGTGTTGCGCCTGGTGCTTGAAATGGACGGCGAGATCATCGAGCGGGCCGACCCCCACATCGGTCTGCTGCACCGCGGCACCGAGAAGCTGATCGAATACAAGACCTATCTGCAGGCCGTGCCCTATTTCGACCGCCTCGATTACGTGGCGCCGCAGAACCAGGAACACGCCTTCGCGCTGGCCGTCGAAAAGCTGCTGGGCATCGAGGCGCCGCCGCGCGCCAAGATGATCCGCGTCCTTTACGCCGAGATCGGCCGCCTGCTCAACCACATCTTCACCGTCGCCGCCGGCGCCATGGACGTCGGCGCCATGACGCCCATGCTGTGGGGCTTCGAAGAGCGCGAGCGGCTGATGGAGTTCTGCGAGCGCGTCTGCGGCGCGCGCATGCACATGGCCTATTTCCGCCCCGGCGGCGTCGCCTTCGATATGCCGCCCGGCCTGACCGACGACATTCTCGCCTGGGTCGAGCACTTCCCCCGCTTCCTCGAAGACATGGAAACGCTGCTCACCGAGAACCGCATCTTCAAGCAGCGGACCGTCGACATCGGGATCATTTCGGCCGAGGACGCCCTGAACTGGGGCTGGAGCGGGCCCAACCTTCGCGCCTCCGGGCCGGCCTGGGACCTGCGCAAGGCGCAGCCCTACGACGCCTACGACGTCATGGACTTCGACATTCCGATCGGCAAGCATGGCGACTGTTACGACCGCTATCTGGTGCGCGTCGCCGAGATGCGCCAAAGCCTGCGCATCATGCGCCAGGCCATCGAGCAGATGCCGGACGGCCCGGTCAAGGTGGACAACCACAAGATCGCGCCGCCCAAGCGGGCCGAGATGAAGCGCTCGATGGAAGCCCTGATCGAGCACTTCAAGCTCTATACCGAAGGCTACAAGGTGCCAGCCGGCGAAACCTACACCGCCGTCGAGGCCCCCAAGGGCGAGTTCGGCGTCTACCTGGTCTCCGACGGCGGCAACCGGCCCTATCGCTGCAAGATCCGCGCCCCGGGCTTCGCCCACTTGCAGACCCTGGAACTATTGTCGCGCGGCCATATGCTGGCCGACGTCGTCGCCAATCTGGGCGGACTGGACATCGTTTTTGGCGAGGTCGACCGATGA
- a CDS encoding NADH-quinone oxidoreductase subunit C gives MIPTAETTQALQDLGDHIAAVLPNHVLEVEVARGELMISVARTSILTVLRYLRDDVNLQFKQLMDVCGVDYPEREERFEVVYNLLSLTQNQRVRIKVRTGEGVPVPSATSLFASANWWEREAWDLMGIYFSDHPDLRRIMTDYGFEGHPLRKDFPLTGYVEVRYDDEQKRVVYEPVRLQQEFRNFDFLSPWEGAPFVLPGDEKADAKKDQS, from the coding sequence ATGATTCCAACCGCGGAAACAACCCAAGCGCTGCAAGACCTTGGCGACCACATCGCCGCGGTCCTGCCCAACCATGTGCTGGAAGTCGAGGTCGCCCGCGGCGAGTTGATGATCTCCGTGGCGCGCACGTCGATCCTGACGGTGCTGCGCTACCTCAGGGACGACGTCAACCTTCAGTTCAAGCAACTGATGGACGTGTGCGGCGTCGACTACCCCGAGCGCGAGGAGCGCTTCGAGGTGGTCTATAACCTGCTGAGCCTAACCCAGAACCAGCGCGTGCGGATCAAGGTCAGAACCGGCGAGGGCGTGCCCGTCCCCTCGGCGACCAGCCTGTTCGCCTCGGCCAACTGGTGGGAGCGCGAAGCCTGGGACCTGATGGGGATCTACTTCTCGGATCACCCCGACCTGCGCCGCATCATGACCGACTACGGCTTCGAGGGTCACCCGTTGCGCAAGGATTTCCCACTGACCGGCTACGTCGAGGTCCGTTACGACGACGAGCAGAAGAGGGTGGTCTACGAGCCGGTCCGCCTGCAGCAGGAATTCCGCAACTTCGATTTTCTGTCTCCGTGGGAGGGCGCGCCGTTCGTGCTTCCCGGTGACGAAAAGGCCGACGCCAAGAAGGATCAGTCCTGA
- a CDS encoding NuoB/complex I 20 kDa subunit family protein encodes MGVGDVSRPGAVAPLPPGAEQDAVLGRVTGELTDKGFVVAQLDKLVNWARTGSLWPMTFGLACCAVEMMQCYVSRYDLDRFGVVPRPSPRQSDVIIVAGTLTNKMAPAFRRVYDQMAEPRWVISMGSCANGGGYYHYSYSVVRGCDRVVPVDIYVPGCPPTAEALLYGILQLQKKIRRTGTLWR; translated from the coding sequence ATGGGAGTAGGGGACGTATCCCGGCCTGGAGCGGTGGCCCCTCTGCCGCCCGGCGCGGAGCAGGATGCCGTGCTCGGGCGCGTCACCGGCGAGTTGACCGACAAGGGCTTCGTCGTCGCCCAACTGGACAAGCTGGTCAACTGGGCCCGCACCGGTTCGTTGTGGCCGATGACCTTCGGCCTGGCCTGCTGTGCGGTCGAGATGATGCAGTGTTACGTCAGCCGCTACGACCTCGACCGTTTCGGCGTGGTGCCGCGACCGAGCCCGCGGCAATCCGACGTCATCATCGTGGCGGGAACGCTGACCAACAAGATGGCGCCGGCCTTCCGCAGGGTTTACGACCAGATGGCCGAGCCCCGCTGGGTCATCTCGATGGGTTCGTGCGCCAACGGCGGCGGCTATTATCACTATTCCTATTCGGTGGTGCGCGGCTGCGACCGCGTCGTGCCGGTCGACATCTACGTGCCGGGCTGCCCGCCGACGGCGGAAGCCCTTCTCTACGGCATTCTGCAACTCCAGAAGAAAATCAGGCGGACCGGCACGCTCTGGCGCTGA
- a CDS encoding NADH-quinone oxidoreductase subunit A: MDQLLLDYLPILIFLGVAGAVSALAVAASWLVASQRPDSAKNAAYECGFDAFEHSRGKFDVRFYLVAILFIVFDLEVAFLFPWAISLGQVGLFGFWSMMAFLGVLTVGFVYEWKKGALEWE, translated from the coding sequence ATGGACCAGTTGCTGCTCGATTATCTACCGATCCTGATCTTCCTCGGCGTCGCGGGAGCCGTTTCGGCGCTGGCCGTCGCCGCCTCCTGGCTGGTGGCAAGCCAGCGTCCCGACAGCGCCAAGAATGCGGCCTATGAATGCGGCTTCGACGCCTTCGAGCATTCGCGCGGCAAATTCGACGTCCGTTTCTACCTGGTCGCCATCCTGTTCATCGTCTTCGACCTGGAAGTGGCCTTCCTGTTTCCGTGGGCGATCAGCCTGGGCCAGGTGGGACTGTTCGGCTTCTGGTCGATGATGGCGTTCCTGGGCGTGCTGACCGTCGGTTTCGTCTACGAGTGGAAGAAGGGAGCTCTGGAATGGGAGTAG
- a CDS encoding GIY-YIG nuclease family protein, whose product MWYEYIIRSTAIPEQEYTGATADLKRRMADHNAGKSTHTAKFMPWELVWYCAFPDKYKALEFERYLKSHSGRAFAKKRL is encoded by the coding sequence GTGTGGTATGAGTATATCATCCGTAGCACGGCTATCCCCGAACAAGAATATACCGGCGCGACGGCCGATCTGAAACGACGGATGGCCGATCACAACGCCGGAAAGTCAACCCACACCGCAAAGTTTATGCCCTGGGAGCTGGTTTGGTACTGCGCCTTTCCCGACAAGTACAAAGCCCTGGAGTTTGAACGATATTTGAAATCACATTCAGGCCGGGCATTCGCGAAGAAGCGGCTTTGA
- a CDS encoding HU family DNA-binding protein, translated as MNKNDLVATVAGSTGISKADAAKAVDGVFNAISSALKKGEEVRLVGFGTFSVAKRAATTGRNPRTGATIKIPASKQPKFKAGKGLKDAVN; from the coding sequence TTGAACAAGAATGATCTTGTTGCCACCGTTGCCGGTTCGACCGGTATTTCCAAGGCGGATGCCGCCAAAGCGGTCGACGGTGTGTTCAACGCCATTTCCTCCGCCCTCAAGAAGGGTGAAGAAGTGCGCCTCGTCGGTTTCGGGACGTTCAGCGTCGCCAAGCGTGCGGCGACGACGGGCCGTAACCCGCGGACCGGCGCGACCATCAAGATTCCGGCTTCCAAGCAGCCCAAGTTCAAGGCTGGCAAGGGACTGAAAGACGCGGTCAACTGA
- the lon gene encoding endopeptidase La codes for MNDELYPVLPLRDIVVFPHMIVPLFVGRERSVRALEDVMKNDKQILLVAQKNAAQDDPTTEDIYQVGTVSTVLQLLKLPDGTVKVLVEGGQRARILGYADNADFFQARVEPIVEQEGESKELEALGRSVVTQFEQYIRLNKKIPPEVLVSINQIEDPGKLADTVASHLALKISEKQELLEIATVAERLERVYSHMESEIGVLQVEKKIRNRVKRQMEKTQREYYLNEQLKAIQKELGETEDGRDESAELEERIQKTKLSKEAREKALGEVKKLKSMSPMSAEATVVRNYLDWILSIPWKKHSRVKKDIRQAQEVLDTDHYGLEKVKERILEYLAVQQRTNQVKGPILCLVGPPGVGKTSLGQSIARATGRNFVRMSLGGVRDESEIRGHRRTYIGSMPGKIIQAMKKAKTSNPLFLLDEVDKIGQDWRGDPASALLEVLDPEQNATFNDHYLEVDYDLSDVLFVTTANTMNMPAPLLDRMEIIRIPGYTEDEKVEIGKRHLIDKQLKANGLKKGEWSISDEAIRDIIRYYTREAGVRNLERELASLTRKAIKQIMMGERQKITVSRRNLESYLGVRRFRYGEAETEDMVGITTGLAWTEVGGELLSIEALMVPGKGKMTITGKLGSVMQESIQAARSYVQSRALRYGIKPPIFTKKDIHVHVPEGAIPKDGPSAGVAMVTSIVSVLTGIPVRRDVAMTGEITLRGRVLPIGGLKEKLLAALRGNLKTVLIPKDNEKDLAEIPDNVKRHLTIVPVSTVDDVLKHALTTPLTPIEWNEDDEAATIAAATPDEEEISGVVTH; via the coding sequence ATGAACGATGAACTTTACCCAGTCCTGCCGTTACGCGATATCGTCGTGTTTCCGCATATGATCGTTCCGCTGTTCGTCGGTCGCGAGCGGTCGGTCCGCGCGCTGGAGGACGTCATGAAGAACGACAAGCAGATCCTGCTTGTCGCCCAGAAGAACGCGGCCCAGGACGATCCGACGACCGAGGACATCTATCAGGTCGGGACCGTCTCGACCGTCCTGCAACTCCTCAAGCTGCCCGACGGCACCGTCAAAGTGCTGGTCGAAGGGGGACAGCGCGCCCGCATTCTCGGCTATGCCGACAACGCGGACTTCTTCCAGGCGCGGGTCGAACCCATCGTCGAGCAGGAAGGCGAAAGCAAGGAGCTGGAGGCGCTCGGCCGCTCGGTCGTTACCCAGTTCGAGCAGTACATCCGCCTGAACAAGAAAATCCCGCCCGAGGTGCTGGTTTCGATCAACCAGATCGAAGATCCGGGCAAGCTCGCCGACACGGTGGCCTCGCATCTGGCGCTCAAGATCTCCGAGAAGCAGGAGTTGCTCGAGATCGCCACCGTCGCCGAACGGCTGGAGCGCGTCTATTCGCACATGGAATCCGAGATCGGCGTCCTGCAGGTCGAGAAGAAGATCCGCAACCGCGTCAAGCGGCAGATGGAGAAGACCCAGCGCGAGTATTATCTGAACGAGCAGTTGAAGGCCATTCAGAAGGAGCTGGGCGAAACCGAGGACGGGCGCGACGAATCGGCCGAACTCGAGGAGCGCATCCAGAAGACCAAGCTCAGCAAGGAAGCGCGCGAAAAGGCGCTGGGCGAGGTCAAGAAGCTGAAGTCGATGAGTCCGATGTCGGCCGAAGCGACGGTGGTGCGCAACTACCTCGACTGGATTCTCAGCATTCCGTGGAAGAAGCACAGCCGCGTCAAGAAGGACATCCGCCAGGCCCAGGAGGTGCTGGACACCGACCATTACGGGCTGGAGAAGGTCAAGGAACGGATCCTCGAATACCTGGCGGTCCAGCAACGGACCAACCAGGTGAAGGGGCCCATCCTCTGCCTCGTCGGCCCTCCCGGCGTCGGCAAGACCTCGCTCGGCCAGTCGATCGCCCGCGCGACCGGCCGCAATTTCGTGCGCATGTCGCTGGGCGGTGTGCGCGACGAGTCGGAGATCCGCGGCCATCGACGCACCTACATCGGCTCGATGCCCGGCAAAATCATCCAGGCCATGAAGAAGGCCAAGACGTCCAATCCGCTGTTCCTTCTGGACGAGGTGGACAAGATCGGCCAGGACTGGCGGGGCGACCCGGCCTCGGCGCTGCTCGAAGTGCTGGACCCCGAGCAGAACGCCACTTTCAACGACCATTACCTGGAGGTCGACTACGACCTGTCGGATGTGCTGTTCGTCACCACGGCGAATACCATGAACATGCCGGCGCCGTTGCTCGACCGCATGGAGATCATCCGTATCCCCGGCTACACCGAGGATGAAAAGGTGGAAATCGGCAAGCGCCACTTGATCGACAAGCAGTTGAAGGCGAACGGCTTGAAGAAGGGCGAGTGGTCGATCTCCGACGAGGCCATCCGCGACATCATCCGCTACTACACGCGGGAGGCCGGCGTGCGCAACCTGGAGCGCGAGCTGGCCAGCCTGACGCGCAAGGCCATCAAGCAGATCATGATGGGCGAGCGCCAGAAGATCACCGTGTCGCGACGCAACCTCGAGAGCTATCTCGGCGTCCGGCGGTTCCGCTATGGCGAAGCCGAGACCGAGGACATGGTGGGGATCACCACCGGCTTGGCGTGGACCGAGGTGGGCGGCGAGCTGCTGTCCATCGAGGCGCTGATGGTGCCCGGCAAGGGCAAGATGACGATCACCGGCAAGCTGGGATCGGTCATGCAGGAATCCATCCAGGCCGCGCGTTCGTACGTGCAGTCCCGCGCGCTCCGCTATGGCATCAAGCCGCCGATCTTCACCAAGAAGGACATCCACGTCCACGTCCCCGAGGGCGCTATTCCCAAGGACGGCCCGTCGGCCGGCGTCGCCATGGTGACGTCGATCGTCTCGGTGTTGACCGGCATCCCCGTCCGCCGTGACGTCGCCATGACCGGCGAGATCACGCTGCGCGGGCGCGTGCTGCCGATCGGCGGCCTGAAGGAAAAGCTTCTGGCCGCGCTGCGCGGAAACCTCAAGACCGTGCTGATCCCCAAGGACAACGAGAAGGACTTGGCGGAAATCCCGGACAACGTGAAACGCCACCTGACGATCGTTCCGGTCTCGACGGTGGACGACGTCCTCAAGCACGCCTTGACGACGCCGCTCACCCCCATCGAATGGAACGAGGACGATGAAGCGGCCACCATCGCCGCCGCCACGCCGGACGAAGAGGAGATCAGCGGCGTCGTCACCCACTGA